A single region of the Methanobacterium sp. genome encodes:
- a CDS encoding cupin domain-containing protein encodes MDIVELEKSPVVDTPHKVDVRKLYDTENAMTVHITLQPGESLKKHITPVDVFFYVLEGVGIVEIGDEKKEVTKDSLIDSPARIPHCWYNESDTTLRFLVVKVPRPTENTRLL; translated from the coding sequence ATGGATATAGTAGAATTGGAAAAAAGTCCGGTGGTTGACACTCCCCATAAAGTAGATGTCCGAAAGTTATACGATACTGAAAATGCAATGACAGTGCATATAACACTCCAACCAGGAGAGTCACTTAAAAAACATATAACTCCAGTGGATGTGTTTTTTTATGTTCTGGAAGGTGTGGGTATAGTGGAAATTGGTGATGAGAAAAAAGAAGTTACCAAAGATTCACTTATAGACAGTCCCGCCCGTATACCTCATTGCTGGTATAATGAGAGTGATACGACACTCCGATTTTTGGTGGTTAAAGTACCCCGACCCACTGAGAACACAAGATTATTATAA
- a CDS encoding V4R domain-containing protein — translation MKMEKTNIKPDRNIINKDINENNHVYGSENIQIELFATPKGVKAVKSPVRVKILSMLREGDLSFDEIVKFSGRAKSTVSSHLKSMSREGIISSRVDPYDARKKIFFIQSEYIGKLQRQQLQEDISAYIQRYISSENDPFEFFRLIFHTIRISLLTQGVDIDPILHEAGLKVGKALYEKVKDPERDNFLGNIANFWETHSLGTVEVKTLEPLTISVQDCFECSGLPYLGRPACAFDSGILESLFSLYNNEKARVKETKCYALGDKYCRFVIE, via the coding sequence ATGAAAATGGAAAAAACCAACATAAAACCGGACAGAAATATTATCAATAAAGACATAAATGAGAATAATCATGTTTATGGATCTGAAAATATTCAGATCGAACTCTTTGCCACCCCGAAGGGGGTAAAAGCTGTTAAAAGCCCAGTAAGAGTGAAGATTTTATCCATGCTACGTGAGGGTGATCTCAGTTTTGATGAGATAGTTAAGTTCTCGGGCCGTGCCAAATCAACTGTATCCAGTCATCTCAAATCCATGTCAAGGGAAGGAATAATTAGCTCCCGTGTGGACCCTTATGATGCTAGGAAAAAGATATTTTTCATACAATCAGAATACATTGGTAAACTGCAACGCCAGCAACTTCAGGAAGATATTTCGGCCTACATCCAGAGGTATATTTCAAGTGAAAATGATCCCTTTGAATTCTTCAGGCTGATATTCCATACCATAAGGATTTCTCTACTGACCCAGGGAGTGGATATAGATCCTATACTCCACGAAGCAGGTTTAAAGGTAGGAAAAGCACTTTATGAAAAAGTTAAAGATCCAGAGAGGGATAACTTCCTGGGAAATATTGCCAATTTTTGGGAAACACATAGTTTGGGAACTGTGGAAGTTAAAACTCTTGAACCCCTAACCATAAGCGTCCAGGACTGTTTTGAATGCAGTGGACTGCCTTATCTGGGTAGGCCTGCCTGTGCCTTTGACAGTGGCATTCTCGAATCATTATTCAGCCTGTACAATAATGAAAAAGCCAGGGTTAAAGAAACCAAATGTTACGCCCTAGGAGATAAGTACTGTCGTTTTGTGATTGAATAG
- the trxB gene encoding thioredoxin-disulfide reductase, whose product MEEYDLIIIGGGPAGLTAGIYAGRQGMNAVILERMTGAGSGYMVPLMENYPGFEVISGKELLEKMRKQVEKHIPIKNMEEVREISKNDPSGILLTTSKGEYKARSVMISTGSHHRRLNVPGEFEFLGRGVSYCATCDGPLFKGKNVIVVGGGNAAVQEAIYLKDLDCNVTLIHRRDQLRAEKYLQNKLKEHEIPVIWDSAVEEIKGELAVNSVSLLNRKSQEKKDFPADGVFIAVGEEPLNKVALTAGVELDNGGYIVTDKYQRTNIPGIYAAGDITGGIKQWVVACAEGAVAALIAFVEVAEESEIK is encoded by the coding sequence ATGGAAGAATACGATCTGATTATCATTGGGGGAGGACCTGCCGGATTAACTGCCGGAATATACGCGGGAAGGCAGGGAATGAATGCAGTAATACTGGAAAGGATGACTGGAGCAGGTTCCGGTTATATGGTTCCCCTTATGGAGAACTACCCTGGTTTCGAAGTTATATCTGGAAAGGAACTACTGGAGAAGATGAGAAAACAGGTAGAAAAACACATCCCTATTAAAAATATGGAAGAAGTTCGGGAAATTAGTAAAAATGATCCTTCTGGTATTCTCTTAACCACCTCTAAAGGAGAGTATAAAGCAAGGTCGGTAATGATATCCACAGGAAGTCATCACAGAAGACTGAACGTACCGGGTGAGTTTGAATTCCTTGGTCGTGGAGTTTCTTATTGTGCCACCTGTGATGGACCTCTATTCAAGGGTAAGAATGTAATAGTAGTAGGGGGAGGAAATGCCGCAGTTCAGGAAGCAATTTACTTAAAAGACCTGGATTGCAATGTAACCCTCATACACCGCAGAGACCAGTTACGGGCTGAAAAATATCTTCAGAATAAATTAAAAGAACATGAAATTCCCGTAATTTGGGATTCAGCAGTGGAAGAGATAAAAGGTGAACTGGCAGTTAACAGTGTATCTCTCCTCAACCGCAAAAGCCAGGAGAAGAAGGATTTCCCAGCAGATGGTGTATTCATTGCAGTGGGAGAAGAGCCCCTTAATAAAGTAGCCCTAACTGCAGGTGTGGAACTTGACAACGGAGGTTACATAGTAACTGATAAGTACCAGCGAACCAACATCCCGGGAATCTACGCTGCTGGGGATATAACTGGTGGAATTAAACAATGGGTTGTGGCCTGTGCTGAAGGAGCGGTGGCAGCATTAATTGCCTTTGTAGAGGTGGCGGAGGAATCTGAAATAAAATAA
- a CDS encoding AAA family ATPase: protein MKLNNINPDPIVSEKKTSTGLEEIRKETKMVVLQSIGYPFLCNLVENPKIEIFDNELFELYAREQWVGYTVKEGSFLFDQKLLPDFAFKVIKAHPDDSRITQNTSILLMEVEEVREIKKVESNLKMSDVIGQERAKTKCKIITKYLQEPETFQEWAPKNVLFHGTPGTGKTMLAKSLSHELQVPLFLVKATSLIGEHVGDGARQIHDLFDAASACGPAVIFIDEIDAIGLDRKYQSLRGDVSEVVNALLTELDGINPNLGVVTIGATNNPQLLDYALRSRFEEEIEFTLPDEDERRQILEMYIKSMPLPVDTDAKKLARLSKGMSGRDIKDRLLKVALHKAISEDQDSVTWENFQYALKHHEKEKNEPKNMFA from the coding sequence TTGAAACTCAACAACATAAACCCTGACCCAATTGTATCTGAAAAAAAGACCTCCACCGGTCTGGAAGAAATCCGGAAAGAAACCAAGATGGTGGTACTCCAGTCCATTGGTTACCCCTTTCTGTGCAACTTGGTGGAAAATCCTAAAATCGAAATATTCGACAATGAACTTTTCGAACTCTATGCCCGGGAGCAATGGGTAGGTTACACTGTAAAAGAAGGATCATTCCTTTTTGATCAGAAATTACTGCCTGATTTTGCTTTTAAAGTAATCAAAGCCCATCCAGATGACTCCAGGATAACCCAAAACACTTCCATACTCCTGATGGAGGTGGAAGAGGTTCGTGAGATCAAAAAGGTGGAAAGTAACCTTAAAATGAGTGATGTTATTGGTCAGGAACGGGCCAAGACCAAGTGCAAGATCATAACCAAGTACCTGCAGGAACCAGAAACCTTCCAGGAATGGGCGCCAAAGAACGTCCTGTTCCATGGTACGCCTGGAACTGGTAAGACCATGCTGGCCAAATCATTATCCCACGAACTTCAAGTTCCCCTTTTCCTGGTTAAAGCAACCAGTCTCATAGGAGAACATGTGGGTGATGGAGCACGCCAGATACACGACCTCTTCGATGCAGCATCAGCCTGTGGGCCTGCAGTTATTTTCATTGATGAAATAGATGCCATTGGTCTGGACCGTAAATACCAGTCCCTGAGAGGGGATGTTTCTGAGGTGGTCAACGCCCTGTTAACTGAGTTAGATGGTATCAACCCCAATCTGGGTGTGGTCACCATTGGGGCCACTAACAATCCTCAATTACTGGATTACGCCCTCCGAAGCAGGTTCGAAGAGGAAATCGAATTCACCCTTCCTGATGAGGATGAAAGAAGACAGATCCTGGAAATGTACATAAAATCAATGCCTTTACCAGTTGACACCGACGCGAAGAAACTGGCCCGCCTATCCAAAGGCATGTCAGGTCGAGATATCAAGGACCGGCTGCTTAAGGTGGCCCTGCACAAGGCAATCTCTGAGGACCAGGATAGTGTGACCTGGGAGAACTTCCAGTACGCACTGAAACACCATGAAAAAGAGAAAAACGAACCTAAAAACATGTTCGCCTGA
- a CDS encoding bifunctional precorrin-2 dehydrogenase/sirohydrochlorin ferrochelatase — MGWTPLYLEMQNKNVLVVGAGEVGQRRALRFLDAGANVVMSGGHVPPELEKLGTTSKPRAELPKWIDWADLVVVASGDPQLNQEVAHLAKDKLINRADHPEEGNLIVPSSFFIKDVQFSIFTQGKSPLMARQLRKRIQTVIQEEDILKMELQHFTRQLLKEKVQGQKKRRDYLYQILNDKKINELLDNGKLEEARTYVTLLLETQY; from the coding sequence ATGGGCTGGACTCCCCTCTACTTGGAGATGCAGAATAAAAATGTTCTGGTTGTGGGAGCAGGGGAGGTTGGTCAGAGAAGAGCACTCCGTTTCCTGGATGCCGGTGCCAATGTGGTGATGAGCGGAGGGCATGTTCCCCCAGAACTTGAAAAGCTAGGAACTACCTCCAAACCACGTGCAGAACTTCCCAAATGGATTGATTGGGCAGACCTGGTGGTAGTGGCCAGTGGTGATCCCCAGTTAAACCAGGAGGTGGCGCATTTGGCTAAAGATAAACTCATAAATCGTGCTGACCATCCGGAAGAGGGCAATCTCATTGTTCCATCCTCTTTTTTCATCAAAGACGTACAGTTTTCCATATTCACCCAGGGAAAAAGTCCACTTATGGCTCGCCAACTGCGAAAACGTATCCAGACCGTGATCCAGGAAGAAGACATTTTAAAGATGGAACTGCAGCATTTCACCCGCCAGTTACTGAAAGAAAAAGTGCAGGGTCAGAAAAAACGTCGTGATTATTTATACCAAATATTAAATGATAAGAAGATTAATGAACTTTTAGATAACGGTAAACTGGAGGAAGCCAGGACTTACGTTACCCTGCTTCTGGAAACCCAATATTGA
- a CDS encoding DUF4013 domain-containing protein, whose translation MTKSIEMVCVVPDRKLKTILKDAARYAVSDWYNLLILGLILLLTDHLIDLDAPSLIGGLSDIILIIIILFLSFMEVGYGFRIVEETVEGSTSPPGFHHPLNLFVHGLKESLILIVYFILPLILMIIALSELDTLNIDLGPIINEYALLLVIIFFFCFNIILQGAILTMANHGGSIRWGFNMPRVFGKIRRVGLKNMFMVSLITIVVLYIIRQLIFDALHGIPYLGSTVGEIIGTVLIAPFLMIFTTRVLGLIDVPDTK comes from the coding sequence GTGACGAAGAGTATAGAGATGGTATGTGTGGTTCCCGATAGAAAATTAAAAACCATTTTAAAAGACGCAGCGCGTTATGCAGTTTCAGATTGGTATAACCTGTTAATATTAGGTTTGATATTGCTTTTAACAGATCATCTTATTGATTTAGACGCCCCTTCTTTAATCGGAGGTCTATCAGATATCATATTAATTATTATCATTCTCTTTTTATCCTTTATGGAAGTGGGATACGGTTTCCGCATAGTGGAAGAAACAGTAGAAGGATCAACCAGCCCACCCGGATTTCACCATCCATTAAACCTCTTTGTTCATGGGCTAAAGGAGAGTCTGATTCTTATTGTTTATTTTATTCTCCCTCTGATATTGATGATAATAGCTCTTTCTGAGTTGGATACCCTCAATATTGATTTGGGCCCTATTATCAATGAATATGCTTTACTCCTTGTCATAATATTTTTCTTTTGCTTTAACATTATCCTGCAGGGGGCAATTTTAACCATGGCCAATCATGGGGGGAGTATCCGCTGGGGATTTAACATGCCCCGTGTTTTTGGAAAGATAAGGCGGGTGGGTCTGAAAAATATGTTTATGGTTTCACTCATCACCATTGTAGTACTTTACATTATCAGACAACTGATCTTTGACGCACTCCACGGAATACCCTATCTAGGCTCCACAGTAGGGGAGATTATTGGAACGGTTTTAATAGCACCATTTTTAATGATATTCACCACACGAGTACTGGGCTTAATTGACGTGCCTGATACTAAATAA
- the hemA gene encoding glutamyl-tRNA reductase, protein MILNIRIDHKTADISKIEESTSRMDEIFAKIQQEHQVQEFIQIKTCNRAEIYLVMDESPLNYHWNGLVVEKDEKALEHVLKLSCGLESMIIGEDQILGQLKDAYKSSVKTGCSGQVLGTVFTKAIHVGQAVRKKTRINQGSVSIGSAAVNLAESVLGDLKCKKVLIIGAGKMGTLVAKALVEKHLKAIVVANRTYDRAMCLARELGGSAIHFDLLARAMYDADVVISATGAPHTILTAEKVIDAVPAENLKKMVMIDIANPRDIEEDVSQLGVRLYNIDDLRGIADKNKKMRESEAEEAEKIIADELELLEKSLRHLEVEPFIAQIRAQAEAIRIRETEKAFRKLGDMNGKERVVDDLTKVVVDRVFLNIIQNLKEASEHHDKAVLNSAKYIFKNNK, encoded by the coding sequence GTGATTCTTAACATCCGGATCGACCATAAAACCGCGGATATCAGCAAAATTGAGGAATCCACCAGCAGGATGGATGAAATATTCGCAAAAATACAGCAAGAACACCAGGTGCAGGAGTTTATCCAGATAAAAACATGCAACCGTGCTGAAATTTATCTGGTCATGGATGAATCCCCTCTGAATTACCACTGGAACGGTTTAGTGGTTGAAAAGGATGAAAAAGCTCTTGAACATGTTTTAAAACTTTCATGCGGACTTGAATCCATGATCATAGGCGAAGATCAAATATTAGGTCAGTTAAAGGATGCTTATAAATCAAGTGTTAAAACTGGTTGTAGCGGTCAGGTTTTAGGCACTGTATTCACTAAAGCAATACATGTAGGGCAGGCTGTGCGTAAAAAAACACGAATCAATCAGGGTTCGGTTTCCATAGGTTCTGCAGCAGTTAACCTGGCTGAATCAGTCCTGGGAGATCTTAAATGTAAGAAGGTGCTGATTATTGGGGCCGGTAAGATGGGAACCCTGGTGGCCAAGGCACTAGTGGAGAAACATCTCAAAGCCATTGTGGTTGCCAACCGTACCTACGACCGGGCAATGTGCTTGGCCCGGGAGTTGGGAGGAAGCGCCATCCATTTTGACCTTCTTGCCAGGGCAATGTACGATGCAGATGTGGTTATCAGTGCCACTGGAGCACCCCATACCATTCTCACTGCAGAAAAAGTAATAGATGCAGTTCCTGCTGAAAATTTGAAGAAAATGGTAATGATAGACATAGCTAATCCACGAGATATAGAAGAGGATGTTAGCCAGTTAGGGGTCAGACTCTATAACATTGATGATTTAAGAGGCATAGCAGATAAAAATAAAAAAATGAGGGAGTCGGAGGCAGAAGAAGCTGAAAAAATTATTGCAGATGAGCTGGAACTTCTTGAAAAATCTCTCAGACACTTGGAAGTGGAACCGTTCATTGCACAGATAAGAGCCCAGGCCGAAGCTATCCGAATACGGGAAACTGAGAAGGCATTTCGAAAGTTGGGAGATATGAATGGTAAGGAACGAGTAGTGGATGATCTCACCAAGGTGGTGGTGGATCGTGTGTTTCTCAACATAATCCAAAATCTAAAAGAAGCCTCAGAACACCATGATAAAGCTGTTTTAAACAGTGCAAAGTATATTTTTAAAAATAACAAATGA
- a CDS encoding TIM barrel protein: MKKRIKFGPAGNPIGFNGQTVNVCDYISDIGLDGYEYQATYGVKIQKQSGLKLGENARVNDIRISMHGPYYINLSAQKDDVLERSIERLIQSARAAEWIGAYRIVFHPGFYTKYTPEQALNRCKGAISELLEKLDALGIKKFTFAPETTGKRSQLGNLDAIIDICQSFDHFSPTIDFAHLHARGRGCIKGVDDYHRILTKLEEGLDGIGKGKEALHCHFTRIEYTDAGERKHHVLMETEYGPPLEPLLEVLVDCGWDATIICETPLLEQDALVMKRIYKKILDG; this comes from the coding sequence ATGAAAAAAAGGATAAAATTTGGGCCAGCAGGTAATCCCATAGGTTTTAATGGTCAAACAGTCAATGTTTGTGATTATATTAGTGACATAGGTTTAGATGGCTATGAATATCAGGCCACTTATGGGGTGAAAATTCAAAAACAATCCGGTCTTAAACTGGGTGAAAATGCCAGGGTTAACGATATAAGGATTTCAATGCATGGACCTTACTACATTAACTTATCGGCACAAAAAGATGATGTATTAGAGAGATCCATTGAACGCCTGATCCAATCAGCCAGGGCAGCAGAATGGATAGGGGCCTACCGTATTGTTTTTCATCCCGGTTTTTACACAAAATACACACCAGAACAGGCGTTGAATAGATGTAAAGGAGCAATTTCCGAGCTTCTGGAAAAGTTAGATGCTCTGGGAATAAAAAAATTCACCTTCGCACCGGAAACCACTGGAAAAAGATCACAACTGGGTAATCTGGATGCCATTATTGATATATGCCAATCCTTTGATCATTTTTCCCCCACCATAGACTTCGCCCACCTTCACGCTAGGGGTAGGGGTTGTATAAAAGGAGTAGATGATTATCATCGTATACTGACCAAATTAGAAGAAGGATTGGATGGAATAGGGAAAGGTAAGGAAGCATTGCATTGTCACTTTACTCGGATCGAGTACACTGATGCTGGTGAAAGGAAACATCACGTCCTGATGGAAACTGAATACGGTCCTCCGTTGGAGCCATTACTGGAAGTACTGGTTGATTGTGGGTGGGATGCTACTATTATCTGTGAAACTCCTTTACTGGAGCAGGATGCCCTGGTGATGAAGCGGATTTATAAAAAGATCTTAGATGGTTAA
- the gatE gene encoding Glu-tRNA(Gln) amidotransferase subunit GatE, translating to MDYEKLGLMMGLEIHQQLNTTKKLFCPCECELTDKKPDYRVLRYLRPTQSELGKIDRAAFEESRRELTFLYDAYSHHTCLVESDDEPPHPLNQEALEIGLIIATLLDMQVVDEFHTMRKQVIDGSNTGGFQRTGLLAIQGHMDTPYGRVVIENLCLEEDAARRMGQRKGKVEFRLDRLGIPLLEITTDPSMNHPEQVREVAYQIGQVLRSTKVKRGLGTIRQDLNISIREGARVEVKGVQDLDSMEQLVKNEVMRQLKLLEIKDELRKRGALVENQIYDLGEILQDTESKIIAKAIKKGGKVLSIKLNGYKGLIGKEVQPGRRFGTELAGYANKMGVAGIFHTDELPAYGITSQEVELINGFLKIGENDAFILVADEGDIARNALEEVQRRAKIATEGVPEETRKALDDANTEYLRPLPTASRMYVETDIPTQMVSSELLEHVRANLPELPEEKKARIINEYGLSEDLSHQLVRQDRVKQFEEIVAGCGVEPTTVASLLAYTLKELRREGLDVDNIPDSHLVGTFQLLKQGKISKDAVSDVLVGVLKEKWTPEEAAGNLNLLMLSEENVRTIIVEIVTANEKLITERKMGAMGSLMGMAMKELKGKADGKLVNKLLKEEIQKYLQ from the coding sequence ATTGATTACGAGAAACTGGGCCTTATGATGGGTCTGGAAATACACCAGCAGCTTAACACAACTAAAAAACTGTTCTGTCCCTGTGAATGTGAACTAACCGATAAAAAACCAGATTATCGTGTTTTAAGGTATTTGAGGCCCACTCAGAGTGAACTGGGTAAAATCGATCGGGCGGCCTTTGAAGAATCCCGCCGTGAACTCACATTTCTTTATGATGCTTATTCTCATCACACCTGTCTGGTGGAGTCCGATGATGAGCCACCACATCCATTAAATCAGGAGGCACTGGAGATTGGACTTATAATTGCAACTCTTCTGGACATGCAAGTGGTGGATGAGTTCCATACCATGCGTAAACAGGTGATTGATGGAAGTAACACTGGGGGATTCCAGAGAACAGGTTTGCTGGCCATTCAGGGACACATGGACACACCCTATGGTAGGGTTGTCATTGAAAACCTCTGTCTGGAGGAAGATGCTGCCCGGAGAATGGGTCAGAGAAAAGGAAAAGTGGAATTCCGCCTGGACAGACTGGGAATACCTCTACTGGAAATAACCACTGACCCCTCCATGAACCATCCAGAACAGGTAAGGGAAGTGGCCTACCAGATTGGCCAGGTTCTGCGCAGTACCAAGGTCAAACGGGGTCTGGGAACCATACGCCAGGATCTCAACATTTCCATCAGGGAAGGTGCCCGGGTTGAAGTTAAGGGAGTGCAGGATCTGGACTCCATGGAGCAACTGGTGAAAAATGAGGTCATGCGCCAGCTTAAACTACTGGAAATCAAGGATGAACTTAGAAAAAGAGGGGCCCTGGTTGAGAACCAGATATATGATCTGGGAGAAATATTACAGGATACTGAATCAAAAATCATTGCCAAAGCAATTAAAAAAGGTGGGAAAGTTCTATCAATTAAATTAAATGGTTATAAAGGATTAATCGGTAAGGAAGTACAACCCGGCAGGAGATTCGGAACTGAACTGGCAGGATACGCTAATAAAATGGGTGTAGCTGGCATATTCCACACTGATGAACTCCCTGCCTATGGAATAACCTCCCAAGAGGTTGAACTGATTAACGGGTTCCTGAAGATTGGGGAAAATGATGCTTTTATTCTGGTGGCAGATGAAGGAGATATAGCCAGAAATGCTCTGGAAGAAGTGCAGAGAAGGGCTAAGATCGCTACAGAAGGTGTTCCCGAAGAGACCCGGAAGGCATTGGATGATGCCAATACGGAGTATCTTCGGCCGCTGCCCACTGCCAGTAGAATGTATGTGGAAACGGATATTCCCACTCAGATGGTGTCCTCTGAACTTTTAGAACATGTCAGGGCTAATTTACCAGAACTTCCTGAAGAAAAGAAGGCCCGTATAATAAATGAGTATGGTTTAAGTGAAGATCTCTCACACCAGCTGGTGCGACAGGATAGAGTGAAACAGTTCGAGGAAATTGTTGCAGGATGTGGGGTTGAACCCACAACTGTGGCCTCTTTATTGGCTTATACTCTTAAAGAACTCAGAAGAGAAGGTTTGGATGTGGATAACATCCCAGACAGTCATCTGGTGGGAACCTTCCAGCTACTGAAACAGGGCAAAATATCCAAGGATGCTGTTTCGGATGTGCTGGTGGGAGTTTTGAAGGAAAAATGGACTCCTGAAGAGGCTGCTGGAAATTTAAATTTATTAATGCTTTCAGAAGAAAATGTCAGGACCATAATTGTGGAGATAGTAACTGCCAATGAAAAATTGATCACCGAAAGAAAAATGGGCGCTATGGGGTCTTTAATGGGAATGGCCATGAAAGAACTCAAGGGAAAAGCAGATGGTAAACTGGTGAACAAACTTTTGAAAGAAGAAATACAAAAATATCTACAGTAA
- the hcp gene encoding hydroxylamine reductase: protein MEKKDALDMFCYQCSQTARETGCTVVGVCGKQPTVARLQDNLLFAIKGISAYLYHARELGYADDEIDAFLEKGFFTTLTNVNFDPEDLVKLALEAGQMNIKTMQLLKKAHIETYGEPVPTEVPVGSVKGPGIVVTGHSLKNLEELLKQTERKGINVYTHSEMLPAHGYPGLKKYKHLVGQLGGPWFDQKQTFSKYPVAILGTSNCVLLPKDEYKERMFTSGVAQLPGVQHIDDNDFTPVIEKALELPELEDESRNTVLTTGFGASTVLSLAPKIKELVEAGKIKQFILVGGCDSPKPQAKYYTEFVEKLPKEAVVLTLACGKYRFNDMDLGDIEGVPRLIDLGQCNDAIVAVDIAVALTELFGVELNELPLTIVLSWMEQKAAAILWSLLALNIKGMYIGPILPAWANDDILKVLVENYDLKPIGNPEEDIKAIMG, encoded by the coding sequence ATGGAGAAAAAAGATGCATTAGATATGTTCTGTTACCAGTGTTCGCAAACCGCTCGTGAAACTGGTTGTACCGTTGTAGGAGTATGTGGAAAACAACCCACAGTAGCCCGACTGCAGGACAACCTGCTATTCGCCATAAAAGGAATATCAGCCTATCTTTACCATGCACGTGAGCTGGGATATGCTGATGATGAGATTGACGCCTTCCTGGAAAAGGGTTTCTTCACCACCCTGACCAATGTCAACTTCGACCCAGAGGACCTTGTGAAGCTGGCTCTGGAAGCCGGTCAAATGAACATCAAAACCATGCAGCTACTTAAAAAAGCCCATATTGAAACCTACGGCGAACCCGTGCCCACCGAAGTACCGGTTGGATCAGTTAAAGGCCCTGGTATCGTAGTCACTGGCCACAGCCTCAAAAACCTGGAAGAACTCCTAAAACAGACCGAAAGAAAAGGGATTAACGTGTACACCCACTCTGAAATGTTACCGGCACATGGATATCCTGGACTTAAAAAATACAAACACTTGGTTGGACAGCTGGGAGGCCCCTGGTTTGACCAGAAACAGACATTCTCCAAATACCCTGTTGCCATCCTGGGAACTTCAAACTGTGTACTCTTACCTAAAGATGAATACAAAGAAAGAATGTTCACCAGTGGTGTGGCTCAACTACCCGGAGTGCAACACATAGATGATAATGACTTCACACCAGTAATTGAAAAAGCCTTGGAACTACCTGAACTGGAAGATGAATCACGAAACACCGTACTCACCACTGGATTCGGAGCTTCAACCGTACTATCCCTCGCCCCTAAAATTAAAGAACTGGTGGAAGCCGGGAAAATAAAACAGTTCATCCTGGTGGGTGGATGTGACTCCCCCAAACCCCAGGCCAAGTACTACACCGAATTTGTGGAAAAACTCCCAAAAGAAGCAGTGGTACTGACCCTTGCATGTGGTAAATACAGATTCAATGACATGGACCTGGGAGACATTGAAGGAGTACCCCGACTGATAGATCTAGGCCAGTGCAACGATGCTATCGTGGCAGTGGACATTGCAGTGGCCCTAACTGAATTATTCGGTGTGGAACTCAATGAACTGCCATTAACCATTGTTCTGAGCTGGATGGAACAAAAAGCAGCTGCAATTCTCTGGAGTTTACTGGCCCTGAATATAAAAGGAATGTACATTGGACCTATTCTCCCCGCATGGGCCAACGATGACATCCTAAAAGTTCTGGTAGAAAATTACGACTTAAAACCAATTGGAAATCCAGAAGAGGACATCAAAGCCATAATGGGGTAA
- a CDS encoding methanogenesis marker 9 domain-containing protein has protein sequence MAWEDSPSHVCRGGDKRALTFCCPPVKPCPIVFALEEAEITPQEYIEIKEKFGKKTRLGEGDGTCFGSLVWCCKPSKPCPLRDMVLRRIDMSSEEYMDLKHQLSKELVGHEPTNNNESVKALSDAFDVTKEEASQVLSECGNDLKTAIKVLRMKNLEL, from the coding sequence ATGGCCTGGGAAGATTCACCATCACATGTATGTAGAGGGGGAGATAAAAGAGCCTTAACATTCTGTTGCCCTCCTGTTAAACCTTGCCCTATTGTATTCGCTCTTGAAGAAGCTGAAATTACTCCACAGGAGTACATTGAGATTAAAGAGAAGTTTGGAAAGAAAACACGTCTTGGTGAGGGTGACGGAACCTGTTTCGGATCCCTTGTATGGTGTTGCAAACCATCCAAGCCATGTCCACTGCGGGACATGGTTTTGCGCAGGATTGATATGAGTAGTGAAGAATACATGGATTTAAAACACCAGTTATCAAAGGAACTGGTAGGTCACGAACCTACAAACAATAATGAAAGTGTTAAAGCTCTTTCTGATGCATTTGATGTTACTAAAGAGGAAGCGTCCCAGGTTCTTTCTGAGTGCGGTAACGATTTGAAAACCGCCATTAAGGTTCTCAGAATGAAAAACCTGGAGTTATAA